In Blautia wexlerae DSM 19850, a single window of DNA contains:
- the malQ gene encoding 4-alpha-glucanotransferase → MGKRAAGILMPISSLPSDYGIGCFSKSAYEFVDWLKEAGQTYWQILPLGPTSYGDSPYQSFSTFAGNPYFIDLDTLVEEGVLDKKDCEKVNWGKKPDEVDYEKIYKGRYPLLRKAYENSDISKNPDYQKFVAENRWWLSDYALFMAVKDRFEGVEWTKWAEDIRLRWNNAMDYYREELYFDIEFQQYMQFKFYEQWMKLKSYANSKGIQIIGDIPIYVAMDSADAWAHPELFQLDQDNVPLAVAGCPPDGFSATGQLWGNPLYRWDYHRNIGYQWWISRMSYCFRLYDVVRIDHFRGFDEYFSIPYGDKDARGGHWEKGPGIDLFRKIEQALGWKQVIAEDLGYMTDSVRHLVYESGFPGMKVLEFAFDSRDSGCASDYLPHNYPENCVAYTGTHDNETIVGWWNSITAAERKLARDYLCDHATPEEELYKCFISLIMRSAARVCVIPMQDYMGLDNRFRMNKPSTVGTNWKWRIKKRDLTKKLQKEIYDVTLRYGRKNWD, encoded by the coding sequence ATGGGAAAAAGAGCAGCAGGAATATTAATGCCGATCAGCAGTCTTCCATCAGACTATGGCATCGGATGTTTTTCCAAAAGTGCATATGAATTTGTAGACTGGTTAAAGGAAGCCGGACAGACTTACTGGCAGATTCTGCCATTGGGACCGACCAGCTATGGAGATTCTCCATATCAGTCTTTCTCTACATTTGCAGGTAATCCATATTTTATTGATCTGGATACACTTGTGGAAGAAGGAGTTCTTGATAAGAAAGACTGCGAGAAAGTTAACTGGGGAAAGAAGCCTGATGAGGTAGATTATGAAAAAATCTACAAAGGCCGTTATCCTCTTCTGAGAAAAGCATACGAGAACAGTGATATCAGCAAGAATCCTGACTATCAGAAATTCGTAGCAGAGAACAGATGGTGGCTGTCAGATTATGCTCTGTTTATGGCAGTAAAAGACCGTTTCGAAGGTGTAGAATGGACCAAATGGGCTGAGGATATCAGACTCCGCTGGAACAATGCCATGGATTATTATCGTGAAGAACTCTATTTTGATATTGAATTCCAGCAGTATATGCAGTTTAAGTTCTATGAGCAGTGGATGAAACTGAAATCCTATGCAAATTCAAAAGGAATCCAGATCATTGGAGATATTCCGATTTATGTTGCCATGGACAGTGCTGATGCATGGGCGCATCCGGAGCTGTTCCAGCTGGATCAGGATAATGTACCACTGGCAGTAGCAGGATGCCCTCCGGATGGATTTTCTGCAACCGGTCAGTTATGGGGAAATCCGTTATATCGCTGGGATTATCACAGAAATATAGGATATCAGTGGTGGATTTCCAGAATGAGTTATTGCTTCAGACTGTATGATGTTGTGCGAATCGATCATTTCCGTGGATTTGATGAATATTTCTCTATTCCATACGGAGATAAAGATGCAAGAGGCGGACACTGGGAAAAGGGTCCCGGAATTGATCTGTTCCGTAAGATTGAACAGGCGCTTGGATGGAAGCAGGTTATCGCGGAGGACTTGGGATATATGACAGATTCCGTACGTCATCTGGTATATGAGAGCGGCTTCCCGGGAATGAAGGTTCTGGAATTTGCGTTTGACTCCAGAGATTCCGGATGTGCCAGTGATTATCTGCCACATAATTATCCGGAGAACTGCGTGGCATATACAGGAACCCATGATAATGAAACTATCGTGGGATGGTGGAATAGCATCACAGCAGCTGAGAGAAAACTGGCGAGAGATTATCTGTGTGATCATGCAACACCGGAAGAAGAACTGTATAAATGTTTCATCAGTCTGATCATGCGCAGTGCTGCGCGTGTCTGCGTTATCCCAATGCAGGACTATATGGGACTGGACAACAGATTCCGAATGAATAAACCATCTACAGTTGGTACGAACTGGAAGTGGAGAATCAAGAAGAGAGATCTTACAAAGAAACTCCAGAAGGAAATCTATGATGTGACACTTCGTTACGGACGTAAGAACTGGGATTAA
- a CDS encoding glycoside hydrolase family 13 protein: MKHKKDWYKDLVIYQIYPRSFKDGNNDGIGDLKGMIEKLDYLKELGINAVWMSPVYASPNVDNGYDISDYFAIMEEFGTMEDWDAFRDGAHERGIAIIMDLVLNHSSDKHKWFRESKKSRNNPYSDYYIWRDPAPDGGAPNCWMSVFGGSAWEYVPERGQYYLHFFAKEQPDLNWDNPETKEKIFDIIRFWNEKGVDGYRIDAISYLDKGLDGRADMNEPIGTVACVNLEGTHRYIREMVAETMTPDNLMSVGEVNINNEQDAINYSSAASKEFNMAIPFVPPIVEIQTWSPEKMKRDLKKDYEILKKDGWWARFLSNHDKPRQVSLYGNDREFWSESAKMLACYLHTLPGTPFVFQGEELGMTNVAFPSIDDYNDIDTRNYYKTMIEQGASPEEALAESRSISRDNARTPMQWNDSPNGGFSEHTPWLGVNPNYKLINAESQMNDDSSVFRFYQNLIALRKKHPIMAHGDFKLCCPEEGPVIAYTRSWQNETWLAVHNFSASMQKFHYGAEDIELSCNTPVIISNYGENEVEYGIGTLVLKPYETVVFQLH, from the coding sequence ATGAAACACAAAAAAGACTGGTATAAAGATCTGGTGATCTACCAGATTTACCCAAGAAGTTTTAAAGATGGCAACAATGATGGAATCGGTGATCTGAAGGGAATGATTGAGAAGCTGGATTATCTGAAGGAGCTTGGCATCAATGCAGTATGGATGTCTCCTGTCTATGCTTCTCCGAATGTGGATAACGGTTACGATATTTCTGATTACTTCGCGATCATGGAAGAATTCGGAACTATGGAAGACTGGGATGCTTTCCGCGACGGTGCGCATGAACGCGGTATCGCCATTATCATGGATCTGGTTCTGAACCATTCTTCAGATAAACATAAATGGTTCCGGGAATCAAAGAAATCCCGCAATAATCCTTACAGTGATTACTATATCTGGCGTGATCCTGCACCGGACGGAGGCGCACCCAACTGCTGGATGTCCGTATTTGGCGGAAGTGCCTGGGAATATGTTCCTGAACGTGGACAATACTATCTCCATTTCTTTGCTAAAGAACAACCGGATCTGAACTGGGATAATCCGGAAACTAAAGAGAAAATTTTTGATATTATCCGTTTCTGGAATGAGAAAGGTGTTGACGGATATCGCATTGATGCCATCAGTTATCTTGACAAAGGACTGGACGGACGTGCAGATATGAATGAACCCATTGGTACTGTAGCGTGTGTAAATCTGGAGGGAACCCACCGCTACATCCGTGAAATGGTTGCAGAAACAATGACTCCCGACAATCTGATGAGTGTAGGAGAAGTTAATATCAACAATGAACAGGATGCCATCAACTATTCCAGCGCAGCAAGCAAAGAATTTAATATGGCTATTCCATTTGTCCCTCCGATTGTTGAAATCCAGACATGGTCACCAGAGAAAATGAAACGTGATCTTAAGAAAGATTATGAAATCCTGAAAAAAGACGGATGGTGGGCAAGATTTTTAAGTAATCACGACAAACCGCGTCAGGTTTCCCTTTACGGAAATGACAGAGAATTCTGGTCAGAATCTGCAAAAATGCTGGCATGTTATCTGCACACACTTCCCGGTACCCCCTTTGTTTTCCAGGGCGAAGAATTGGGAATGACCAATGTTGCCTTCCCATCTATCGATGATTACAATGACATTGATACCCGCAATTATTATAAAACCATGATCGAACAGGGAGCTTCTCCTGAAGAAGCACTGGCAGAATCCAGAAGTATCAGCCGTGATAATGCAAGAACGCCTATGCAGTGGAACGACAGTCCAAACGGCGGATTTTCTGAGCATACTCCGTGGCTGGGTGTCAATCCAAACTACAAACTCATTAACGCAGAAAGCCAGATGAATGATGACTCTTCCGTTTTCAGATTCTACCAGAATCTTATCGCACTACGCAAAAAACACCCGATAATGGCTCATGGAGATTTCAAACTCTGCTGCCCGGAAGAGGGACCGGTTATCGCCTACACCAGAAGCTGGCAGAACGAGACATGGCTGGCAGTGCATAATTTCTCTGCATCCATGCAGAAATTCCATTATGGCGCTGAAGATATTGAATTATCGTGCAACACTCCCGTAATCATTTCCAATTACGGAGAAAATGAAGTTGAATACGGAATTGGAACACTTGTACTCAAACCTTACGAAACTGTTGTGTTCCAGTTACATTAA
- a CDS encoding flavin reductase has translation MKITDTIKYVGVNDHQVDLFEGQYAVPNGMAYNSYVILDDKVAVMDTVDANFKHEWLDNLEQALGGRKPDYLIVQHMEPDHAANVANFLEVYPGTTVVANAKTFVMIKNFFGLDLEGQKLEVENGSTLSLGNHNLTFVFAPMVHWPEVMVTYDSTDKVLFSADGFGKFGALDVEENWDDEARRYFIGIVGKYGAQVQRLLKVAATLDIQIICPLHGPVLTENLGHYISLYDTWSSYTPEEEGIVVAYTSVYGHTKDAVNQFVEKLKSKGCPKVVVYDLARDDMSQALSDAFRYSKLVLATTTYNAGIYPFMNDFITRLAEHNFQNRTVGLIENGSWAPLAAKVMKNMLSECKKINWLDTTVKIMSAVNQENRDQMEAMASELCKEYIAKNDELANKNDMTALFRIGYGLYVVTSNDGKKDNGLIVNTVTQLTDSPFRVAVNINKANYSHHVIKQTEVMNVNCLSVEAPFSVFEQFGFQSGRSVDKFAGQKVNRSDNGLIFLDKYINAFMSLKVEQYVDLGTHGMFICSVTEARVVSDQETMSYTYYQKNVKPKPEIEGKKGFVCKVCGYIYEGDELPEDYICPLCKHGAVDFEPIG, from the coding sequence ATGAAGATTACAGATACCATTAAATATGTCGGAGTTAATGACCATCAGGTAGATTTGTTTGAGGGACAGTATGCAGTGCCAAACGGAATGGCATATAATTCCTATGTGATTCTGGATGACAAGGTTGCAGTTATGGATACTGTAGATGCCAATTTCAAACATGAATGGCTGGATAATCTTGAACAGGCACTGGGCGGACGTAAGCCGGACTATCTGATCGTTCAGCATATGGAGCCTGACCATGCAGCAAATGTAGCGAACTTTCTGGAAGTATATCCCGGCACTACAGTAGTAGCCAATGCGAAGACATTTGTAATGATCAAGAATTTCTTCGGACTGGATCTGGAAGGGCAGAAACTGGAAGTAGAGAATGGTTCTACACTGAGTCTGGGAAATCATAATCTTACTTTTGTATTTGCGCCAATGGTACACTGGCCGGAGGTTATGGTGACTTATGACAGCACAGATAAAGTTCTTTTTTCGGCAGATGGATTTGGTAAGTTCGGTGCTCTGGATGTGGAAGAAAACTGGGATGATGAAGCAAGAAGATACTTTATCGGTATTGTTGGTAAATATGGCGCACAGGTACAGAGACTTCTGAAAGTAGCAGCTACTCTGGATATTCAGATCATCTGTCCGTTACATGGTCCGGTACTTACAGAAAATCTGGGACATTATATCAGCCTCTATGATACCTGGTCCTCTTACACACCGGAGGAAGAAGGAATCGTAGTTGCATATACTTCTGTATACGGACATACCAAAGATGCAGTCAATCAGTTTGTGGAGAAATTAAAGAGCAAGGGATGTCCGAAAGTAGTTGTTTATGATCTGGCAAGAGATGATATGTCTCAGGCACTCAGCGATGCATTCCGCTACAGTAAGCTGGTACTGGCAACAACTACTTATAATGCAGGAATCTATCCGTTTATGAATGACTTTATTACCCGTCTGGCAGAGCATAATTTTCAGAACCGTACGGTAGGTCTTATTGAAAACGGTTCCTGGGCACCTCTGGCAGCAAAAGTAATGAAAAATATGCTTTCTGAATGTAAGAAGATCAACTGGCTGGACACCACAGTGAAGATCATGTCCGCAGTAAATCAGGAAAACAGAGATCAGATGGAAGCGATGGCTTCCGAGCTTTGTAAGGAATATATTGCAAAGAATGATGAACTGGCAAATAAAAATGACATGACAGCATTATTCCGCATTGGTTATGGTCTCTATGTAGTGACATCAAATGACGGTAAGAAGGATAACGGACTGATTGTCAACACAGTTACCCAGCTGACAGACTCTCCGTTCCGTGTTGCAGTTAATATCAATAAGGCAAATTATTCTCACCATGTTATCAAGCAGACAGAGGTGATGAATGTAAACTGTCTCTCTGTAGAAGCTCCGTTCTCTGTATTTGAACAGTTTGGTTTCCAGAGTGGAAGAAGCGTGGATAAATTTGCGGGACAGAAGGTGAATCGTTCTGATAACGGACTGATATTCCTGGACAAATATATCAACGCATTTATGTCCCTGAAAGTAGAGCAGTATGTAGATCTGGGAACTCACGGAATGTTCATCTGCAGTGTGACAGAAGCCCGCGTGGTAAGTGACCAGGAGACAATGAGCTACACCTATTATCAGAAAAATGTAAAACCGAAACCTGAAATAGAAGGTAAGAAAGGATTTGTATGTAAAGTCTGCGGATATATCTACGAAGGTGATGAACTTCCGGAAGATTATATCTGCCCACTGTGTAAACATGGAGCTGTAGACTTCGAGCCAATTGGATGA
- a CDS encoding DUF3877 family protein, whose amino-acid sequence MNYNRLENSLIDVIKEEQAKLGYMKEKISLYYPLSSLNHFFGNETDAAGMMEILKDFPSYIKEKFGEVAVSHRGDRFCFTVSEKASEYVHNNMKENEFIKALIELVGRHGCTIDEIKELFHSYSDKIITEPMDNEEFDVMIRFDDGSDPYYYCFKDEGCHIIYHRFLPEDYADFGF is encoded by the coding sequence ATGAACTATAACAGATTAGAAAACAGTCTGATTGATGTGATCAAAGAGGAACAGGCGAAGCTTGGATATATGAAGGAGAAGATCAGCCTTTATTATCCGCTCAGTTCCCTGAATCATTTCTTTGGCAATGAGACGGATGCTGCAGGCATGATGGAGATTTTAAAAGATTTTCCTTCTTATATAAAAGAGAAATTTGGTGAAGTAGCAGTATCACACAGAGGAGATCGTTTCTGCTTCACTGTTTCGGAAAAAGCTTCCGAATATGTACATAATAATATGAAAGAGAATGAATTCATCAAGGCATTGATCGAACTGGTTGGCAGACATGGATGTACGATAGATGAAATTAAAGAACTGTTCCATTCTTATTCAGATAAAATCATTACTGAACCAATGGATAACGAGGAGTTTGATGTGATGATCCGCTTTGATGACGGATCAGATCCTTATTATTATTGTTTTAAAGATGAAGGATGCCATATCATTTACCACAGATTTCTGCCGGAAGACTATGCAGATTTTGGATTCTGA
- a CDS encoding M20 metallopeptidase family protein yields MNIEKYTEELITLRHYFHQHPELALQEVETSAYIRKYLEKLGYEIVPIEPTGLIAELPSLRNREKLVVLRAEMDALPIQEQTNLPYASVNQGCMHACGHDMILAAALILAKIVAEEQRMQESFPVRLRFLFEPAEEIGEGAKRMLQAGALENPKADAFLMFHYAADMTFGMAVHRGQASSMINSMQIHVHGKSSHWCEADKGIDAIYAAAQVISAIHNLNESFGKQHPDAGKYIVGTGTIHGGEYTNIIADHVVLNGNIRAVHEETYMALEHELERNLQEIEKQTGTQIRMEFPKDPVYAFANDEELTETAKAVGEEVFGDKFVLEGEDELFLSGDNAYRYFRETRGLFTVFLAGIPGENHPLHHPKFQLDERILPYSVEALYKIITTL; encoded by the coding sequence ATGAATATAGAAAAATATACGGAAGAATTAATCACATTGAGACATTACTTTCATCAACATCCGGAGCTGGCACTTCAGGAAGTGGAGACGTCTGCATATATCCGGAAATATCTGGAGAAACTGGGATATGAGATTGTGCCGATAGAACCTACAGGATTGATCGCGGAACTTCCATCTCTGAGAAACAGGGAGAAACTGGTTGTACTCAGGGCGGAGATGGATGCATTGCCCATACAGGAGCAGACAAATCTACCATATGCATCAGTAAATCAGGGATGTATGCATGCCTGCGGTCACGATATGATCCTGGCAGCAGCACTGATCCTTGCAAAAATTGTGGCAGAAGAGCAAAGAATGCAGGAAAGTTTTCCGGTCAGGCTCCGGTTCCTTTTTGAACCTGCAGAGGAGATTGGTGAAGGTGCAAAAAGAATGCTTCAGGCCGGAGCATTAGAGAATCCGAAAGCAGATGCATTTCTGATGTTTCATTACGCAGCGGATATGACATTTGGGATGGCAGTGCATCGGGGACAGGCATCTTCCATGATCAACAGTATGCAGATTCATGTTCATGGAAAATCCAGTCACTGGTGTGAAGCGGATAAGGGGATTGATGCAATTTATGCAGCTGCTCAAGTGATAAGTGCCATTCATAATCTGAATGAAAGTTTTGGAAAACAGCATCCGGATGCAGGAAAATATATTGTGGGTACGGGTACGATCCATGGCGGTGAATATACGAATATTATTGCAGACCATGTGGTATTAAACGGAAATATACGCGCAGTTCATGAAGAAACTTACATGGCACTTGAGCACGAGCTGGAGAGAAATCTGCAGGAAATTGAAAAGCAGACTGGCACACAGATCCGTATGGAATTTCCAAAAGATCCGGTATATGCGTTTGCCAATGATGAGGAACTTACAGAGACAGCAAAGGCAGTGGGTGAAGAAGTATTCGGGGATAAGTTTGTCCTGGAAGGAGAAGATGAGCTGTTTCTTTCAGGTGATAATGCATACAGATATTTCAGAGAAACCAGAGGACTTTTCACAGTATTTCTTGCAGGAATACCAGGAGAAAATCATCCTCTGCATCATCCGAAATTTCAATTGGATGAGAGGATACTGCCGTACAGCGTGGAAGCATTGTATAAGATTATAACTACATTATGA
- the recQ gene encoding DNA helicase RecQ, whose product MNRQAVQTLKTYFGYDTFREGQESVVESILEHRDVLAIMPTGAGKSICYQVPALMLSGITIVISPLISLMQDQVKALNEAGIHAAFINSSLSESQISKALYLAAGGRYKIIYVAPERLENYEFLEFARQVEISMVTVDEAHCISQWGQDFRPSYVKIVDFVKNLPGRPIVSAFTATATEEVKNDILCTLNLEDPKVVITGFDRKNLYYSVENIRRKDDFVMDYIDRHPTESGIIYCSTRKNVDNLFELLFQKGVAVTRYHAGLNNETRKKNQDDFIYDRTPVIIATNAFGMGIDKSNVRYVIHYNMPQSMENYYQEAGRAGRDGENSQCVLLFSAQDVMIDRMLLDNKDFSDVDEEDEFLIRQRDIRRLQIMEGYCKTTGCLRNYILEYFGEKTFGPCDNCGNCHREYHETDMTREAKWVVNCVAETRGRYGLTIVLGTLLGAKRARLRELGADKYKSYGALNDHSEAELRALISQMTEMGYLYQTQERYSVLKLGDISPLRDENTHVIMRTYEEKEPDKKKKPQKSVRKRSTDALTAAGYDLFEALRKLRLQIAKEEAMPPYIVFSDKTLIDMCIKCPSNEEEMLEVSGVGENKLKKYGQRFLEEIQKFCLERPNAVLSMSEDENGNP is encoded by the coding sequence GTGAACAGACAGGCAGTACAGACCTTAAAGACTTATTTTGGATATGATACATTCAGAGAAGGGCAGGAGAGTGTTGTGGAGTCCATTCTGGAACACCGGGATGTGCTTGCAATCATGCCGACAGGAGCCGGAAAATCCATCTGTTATCAGGTACCGGCACTGATGCTGTCAGGAATTACGATTGTAATTTCTCCTCTGATCTCACTGATGCAGGATCAGGTAAAGGCTTTGAATGAAGCGGGAATACATGCCGCATTTATCAATTCTTCACTGTCGGAAAGTCAGATTAGCAAGGCGTTGTACCTGGCAGCAGGAGGAAGATACAAAATTATTTATGTTGCACCGGAACGTCTGGAAAATTATGAGTTTCTGGAATTTGCCAGACAGGTGGAGATTTCCATGGTGACAGTGGATGAGGCACATTGTATTTCACAGTGGGGCCAGGATTTCAGACCAAGCTATGTCAAAATCGTAGACTTTGTAAAAAATCTTCCCGGTCGTCCGATCGTCAGTGCTTTTACCGCAACTGCAACAGAGGAAGTAAAGAACGACATTCTCTGTACTTTAAATCTGGAAGATCCGAAAGTAGTGATTACCGGGTTTGATAGAAAGAATTTATATTACAGCGTGGAAAATATCCGGCGAAAAGACGATTTTGTGATGGATTACATAGACAGACATCCAACAGAGAGCGGGATTATTTACTGCTCTACAAGAAAAAATGTGGACAATCTTTTTGAACTGCTTTTCCAAAAAGGAGTTGCTGTTACCAGATATCATGCAGGACTGAATAATGAAACCAGAAAAAAGAATCAGGATGATTTCATTTACGACAGAACCCCCGTTATTATTGCAACAAATGCATTTGGAATGGGGATTGATAAATCCAATGTGAGATATGTGATCCATTACAATATGCCGCAGAGTATGGAGAATTATTATCAGGAGGCAGGACGTGCAGGGCGTGACGGAGAGAATTCCCAGTGCGTTCTATTGTTTTCTGCACAGGATGTTATGATCGACCGAATGCTTCTGGATAACAAAGATTTTTCCGATGTGGATGAAGAGGATGAATTTCTCATTCGTCAGCGGGATATACGAAGGCTTCAGATCATGGAAGGATATTGTAAAACAACAGGATGTCTGCGAAATTATATTCTGGAGTATTTCGGTGAAAAGACCTTCGGTCCCTGTGATAATTGTGGAAATTGCCACAGAGAATACCATGAGACAGATATGACCAGAGAGGCGAAGTGGGTAGTGAACTGTGTAGCTGAGACGAGAGGAAGGTATGGACTGACAATTGTGCTTGGTACTTTGCTGGGGGCTAAGAGAGCCCGGTTGAGGGAGCTTGGAGCAGATAAGTATAAATCTTATGGAGCATTGAATGATCACAGTGAGGCAGAACTCAGGGCACTGATCAGCCAGATGACTGAGATGGGATATCTCTATCAGACACAGGAACGTTACAGTGTGCTGAAACTGGGCGATATTTCTCCGCTAAGAGATGAAAATACTCACGTGATCATGCGTACTTACGAGGAAAAAGAACCGGATAAAAAGAAAAAGCCCCAGAAATCTGTCAGAAAACGCAGTACAGATGCGCTTACGGCAGCAGGTTACGATTTATTTGAAGCCCTGCGGAAACTTCGTCTGCAAATTGCAAAAGAGGAAGCCATGCCTCCATATATCGTGTTCAGTGATAAGACGCTGATAGATATGTGCATCAAATGTCCGTCAAATGAAGAAGAAATGCTGGAGGTTTCCGGTGTGGGCGAGAATAAGCTAAAGAAATACGGTCAGAGATTTCTGGAAGAGATACAGAAGTTCTGCCTGGAACGTCCGAATGCGGTTTTGAGTATGTCGGAAGATGAAAATGGTAATCCCTGA
- a CDS encoding putative ABC transporter permease, whose translation MICGMTYFQICLYFLIYSFGGWVVEVIFHAVALGKVINRGFLNGPVCPVYGFGVLSVFALLNTIQGSGRQMSDGMIFVFGIVLATAVELVAGWLLDVCFHARWWDYSDKPFNFHGYICLEFSLIWGLAIVMVVKVFQKYVEAHALHTPATWEWIVIAVLYAVYLTDFIVTVAVIQGLNKKLTRLDKVRSDLRIVSDKLSDTLATTTIGTAQKVGEGKVQATLAAAELRDATAAQREKSIEMLRIKRAELQAQFEELSSSITNHTVVGQGRIIKAFPKMQHRDYSELIQELKKRLK comes from the coding sequence ATGATTTGTGGAATGACGTATTTTCAGATATGTCTGTATTTTCTTATTTATTCTTTTGGCGGCTGGGTTGTTGAAGTTATTTTTCATGCAGTAGCGTTGGGAAAAGTTATAAACAGAGGTTTCCTGAATGGACCGGTCTGCCCGGTATATGGATTTGGGGTGCTTTCTGTTTTTGCTTTGCTCAATACAATTCAGGGCAGCGGGCGTCAGATGAGTGATGGAATGATTTTTGTGTTTGGAATTGTTCTGGCAACTGCGGTGGAGTTGGTTGCAGGCTGGCTGCTGGATGTGTGTTTCCACGCAAGATGGTGGGATTATTCAGATAAACCCTTTAATTTTCATGGCTACATTTGCCTGGAGTTTTCTCTGATCTGGGGACTGGCTATCGTTATGGTAGTAAAAGTTTTCCAGAAGTATGTAGAGGCACATGCGTTACATACACCTGCAACCTGGGAGTGGATTGTGATAGCAGTTTTGTATGCTGTGTATCTGACAGATTTTATTGTGACGGTAGCAGTGATCCAGGGACTGAATAAAAAGCTTACCAGACTGGATAAGGTTCGCTCAGATTTGAGAATTGTAAGTGATAAACTGAGTGATACACTGGCTACGACTACGATTGGCACAGCACAGAAAGTGGGAGAAGGAAAGGTTCAGGCAACTCTTGCAGCAGCAGAACTGCGTGATGCAACTGCCGCACAGCGAGAAAAATCTATCGAAATGCTTCGTATAAAAAGAGCGGAGCTTCAGGCTCAGTTTGAGGAACTGTCCAGCTCTATTACCAATCATACCGTTGTCGGTCAGGGGCGTATCATCAAGGCATTTCCGAAGATGCAGCACAGAGACTATTCCGAACTGATTCAGGAGCTGAAAAAGAGATTAAAATAG
- the pyk gene encoding pyruvate kinase has translation MRKTKIICTMGPSTDKGDVMEQLVREGMDVARFNFSHGPHDEQRGRIQKLRELRKKYDRPVAALLDTKGPEIRLGCFKDGKVSLEEGQIFTFTNKDIEGTNECVSITYKELYKDVQPGGHILVDDGLVDLEVQDISGKDIVCKVINAGVIGDKKGVNVPGANLKMPFISKKDHDDLLFGIQEGFDFVAASFTRTANDIREVRKILKENGGEEIQIIAKIENQQGVDNIDEIIEAADGIMIARGDMGVEIPPEYVPVIQQKIIQKVYTAGKPVITATQMLDSMISHPRPTRAEATDVANAIFQGTSATMLSGETAAGKYPVQALQMMSRIAEHMEQNIDYNTIFKKTDRNENPDITNAIAHATCLTAIDLKASAILAVTKSGSTAHMMSKHRPGCLIGACTSSERVLRQLNLSWGVYPMLIKEEYSSEILCLRAIEAAQKHKLVKVGDTIVFAGGVPLGIPGRTNLIRVCTVE, from the coding sequence ATGAGAAAAACCAAAATTATCTGTACAATGGGACCGTCTACTGATAAGGGCGATGTTATGGAGCAGCTTGTGAGAGAGGGAATGGACGTAGCACGTTTCAACTTCTCACATGGACCTCACGATGAGCAGAGAGGCCGTATCCAGAAACTGAGAGAACTTCGCAAGAAATATGACAGACCTGTTGCAGCACTTCTTGATACAAAGGGACCGGAGATCAGACTTGGATGCTTCAAGGATGGCAAGGTTTCTCTGGAAGAAGGACAGATTTTTACATTTACAAATAAAGATATTGAAGGAACTAATGAGTGCGTAAGCATTACTTATAAAGAGCTTTATAAGGATGTGCAGCCGGGTGGACATATTCTGGTTGATGATGGACTTGTAGACCTGGAGGTTCAGGACATCTCAGGAAAGGACATTGTCTGCAAGGTTATTAATGCAGGTGTGATTGGCGACAAGAAGGGTGTCAATGTTCCGGGTGCAAACCTGAAGATGCCATTCATCAGTAAAAAAGACCATGATGATCTTCTCTTCGGTATCCAGGAAGGATTTGATTTCGTTGCAGCATCTTTTACACGTACTGCAAACGATATCCGCGAAGTAAGAAAAATCCTGAAAGAAAACGGCGGTGAAGAGATTCAGATCATTGCAAAGATTGAGAACCAACAGGGCGTTGACAATATCGACGAGATTATTGAAGCAGCAGATGGCATCATGATCGCCAGAGGTGACATGGGTGTTGAGATCCCGCCGGAATATGTACCTGTTATCCAGCAGAAAATCATCCAGAAAGTTTACACAGCAGGAAAACCGGTTATTACAGCAACACAGATGCTTGACTCCATGATCTCTCATCCGAGACCAACCCGTGCAGAGGCTACAGACGTTGCCAATGCGATTTTTCAGGGAACAAGTGCAACTATGCTTTCAGGAGAAACCGCAGCTGGTAAATATCCGGTACAGGCACTTCAGATGATGAGCCGTATTGCAGAACATATGGAGCAGAATATTGATTACAATACAATCTTTAAGAAAACAGACAGAAATGAGAATCCGGATATTACAAATGCAATCGCACATGCAACCTGTCTGACCGCAATCGACTTGAAGGCCAGTGCAATCCTTGCAGTGACAAAATCCGGAAGTACAGCTCATATGATGTCCAAACACAGACCAGGATGTCTGATCGGTGCATGTACAAGCTCTGAGAGAGTTCTTCGCCAGCTGAATCTGTCCTGGGGTGTTTACCCGATGCTGATCAAGGAAGAATACAGTTCTGAGATCCTTTGCCTGAGAGCAATCGAAGCAGCACAGAAGCATAAACTTGTAAAAGTTGGCGACACTATTGTATTTGCCGGTGGTGTACCGCTTGGAATTCCGGGAAGAACAAACCTGATCCGCGTCTGCACGGTTGAGTAA